A window from Megalobrama amblycephala isolate DHTTF-2021 linkage group LG9, ASM1881202v1, whole genome shotgun sequence encodes these proteins:
- the LOC125275331 gene encoding tubulinyl-Tyr carboxypeptidase 1-like isoform X3: protein MPKVRVTTVCHCLSMPVSCCGALHHGSSPRRIVHSQAGIRTCLSQPRASVGLKMLRTAFSLEGVEERDEEQEDDGEDQRDGGIPFIINRGGLPVNEETWEKMWQHVARIHPDGEALGRRIRGTSDLPKIPVPSVPTFPASSSIPHRLEAIQKYIRDLQYNHTGTQFFEIKKSRPLTALMDIAKEMTRESLPIKCLEAVILGIYLTNSMPSVERFPLSFKTQFSGSHFRHIVLGVHSGGRFGALGISRREDLMYKPLEYKTLSDLLQEFQAAYRGYWHTLCKVKIGHYVSHDPHSVEQIEWKHSVLDVDKLSKEELRKELERHTRDMRLKIGKAAPPSPSRDRRKDMGSPLRNPGSPMRKNSHSDRRLSVEKRAGPAADLNGYQIRV, encoded by the exons ATGCCG AAGGTGAGGGTTACGACCGTGTGCCATTGCCTGTCCATGCCGGTGTCCTGCTGCGGGGCGCTCCATCACGGCTCCTCTCCGAGGAGAATCGTCCACAGCCAGGCAGGAATCAGGACTTGTTTGAGCCAACCGCGTGCTTCTGTTGGGCTGAAGATGCTGCGGACTGCTTTCAGTTTGGAGGGAGTCGAGGAGCGGGACGAGGAACAAGAGGATGATGGAGAAGATCAGAGGGATGGTGGGATCCCGTTCATCATTAATAGGGGTGGTCTGCCCGTAAATGAGGAGACCTGGGAGAAGATGTGGCAGCACGTGGCCCGCATCCACCCGGATGGAGAAGCGCTGGGCAGGAGGATACGGGGAACCAGCGACCTGCCCAAG ATTCCAGTACCAAGTGTGCCTACATTCCCGGCCAGCAGCAGCATTCCTCATCGCCTGGAAGCCATTCAGAAATACATCAGGGACTTGCA ATACAATCACACTGGAACACAGTTCTTTGAGATCAAGAAGAGCAGGCCGCTCACAGC ATTAATGGACATTGCCAAGGAAATGACAAGAGAATCTCTACCAATCAAATGTTTGGAAGCCGTTATCCTCGGAAT TTACCTCACCAACAGCATGCCGAGCGTCGAGCGGTTTCCTCTCAGCTTTAAAACACAGTTCTCAGGGAGTCATTTCCGTCACATTGTGCTGGGCGTACACAGCGGGGGCCGCTTCGGTGCTCTGGGCATCAGTCGCCGTGAGGACCTGATGTACAAACCGCTGGAGTACAAAACCCTCAGCGACCTCCTGCAAGAGTTTCAGGCGGCCTATCGGGGCTACTGGCACACGCTGTGCAAGGTCAAGATCGGTCATtatgtgtcacatgatccccaCAGTGTGGAGCAGATAGAGTGGAAGCATTCGGTACTGGATGTGGACAAGCTGTCCAAAGAAGAGCTGAGGAAAGAGCTGGAGAGACACACCCGGGATATGAGGCTGAAG ATCGGTAAAGCTGCTCCTCCATCACCCTCTAGAGACCGGAGGAAGGATATGGGATCTCCTCTGAGGAACCCGGGCAGCCCGATGCGCAAGAACAGCCACAGCGACAGACG
- the LOC125275331 gene encoding tubulinyl-Tyr carboxypeptidase 1-like isoform X1 → MPKVRVTTVCHCLSMPVSCCGALHHGSSPRRIVHSQAGIRTCLSQPRASVGLKMLRTAFSLEGVEERDEEQEDDGEDQRDGGIPFIINRGGLPVNEETWEKMWQHVARIHPDGEALGRRIRGTSDLPKIPVPSVPTFPASSSIPHRLEAIQKYIRDLQYNHTGTQFFEIKKSRPLTALMDIAKEMTRESLPIKCLEAVILGIYLTNSMPSVERFPLSFKTQFSGSHFRHIVLGVHSGGRFGALGISRREDLMYKPLEYKTLSDLLQEFQAAYRGYWHTLCKVKIGHYVSHDPHSVEQIEWKHSVLDVDKLSKEELRKELERHTRDMRLKIGKAAPPSPSRDRRKDMGSPLRNPGSPMRKNSHSDRRLSMEKRAGPAADLNGYQIRV, encoded by the exons ATGCCG AAGGTGAGGGTTACGACCGTGTGCCATTGCCTGTCCATGCCGGTGTCCTGCTGCGGGGCGCTCCATCACGGCTCCTCTCCGAGGAGAATCGTCCACAGCCAGGCAGGAATCAGGACTTGTTTGAGCCAACCGCGTGCTTCTGTTGGGCTGAAGATGCTGCGGACTGCTTTCAGTTTGGAGGGAGTCGAGGAGCGGGACGAGGAACAAGAGGATGATGGAGAAGATCAGAGGGATGGTGGGATCCCGTTCATCATTAATAGGGGTGGTCTGCCCGTAAATGAGGAGACCTGGGAGAAGATGTGGCAGCACGTGGCCCGCATCCACCCGGATGGAGAAGCGCTGGGCAGGAGGATACGGGGAACCAGCGACCTGCCCAAG ATTCCAGTACCAAGTGTGCCTACATTCCCGGCCAGCAGCAGCATTCCTCATCGCCTGGAAGCCATTCAGAAATACATCAGGGACTTGCA ATACAATCACACTGGAACACAGTTCTTTGAGATCAAGAAGAGCAGGCCGCTCACAGC ATTAATGGACATTGCCAAGGAAATGACAAGAGAATCTCTACCAATCAAATGTTTGGAAGCCGTTATCCTCGGAAT TTACCTCACCAACAGCATGCCGAGCGTCGAGCGGTTTCCTCTCAGCTTTAAAACACAGTTCTCAGGGAGTCATTTCCGTCACATTGTGCTGGGCGTACACAGCGGGGGCCGCTTCGGTGCTCTGGGCATCAGTCGCCGTGAGGACCTGATGTACAAACCGCTGGAGTACAAAACCCTCAGCGACCTCCTGCAAGAGTTTCAGGCGGCCTATCGGGGCTACTGGCACACGCTGTGCAAGGTCAAGATCGGTCATtatgtgtcacatgatccccaCAGTGTGGAGCAGATAGAGTGGAAGCATTCGGTACTGGATGTGGACAAGCTGTCCAAAGAAGAGCTGAGGAAAGAGCTGGAGAGACACACCCGGGATATGAGGCTGAAG ATCGGTAAAGCTGCTCCTCCATCACCCTCTAGAGACCGGAGGAAGGATATGGGATCTCCTCTGAGGAACCCGGGCAGCCCGATGCGCAAGAACAGCCACAGCGACAGACG gctgtcaatggagaagAGAGCGGGGCCGGCAGCGGATCTGAACGGATACCAGATCAGGGTGTGA
- the LOC125275329 gene encoding nuclear factor 7, ovary-like: MASLNVSAEELSCPVCCEIFKTPVLLSCSHSVCKECLQQFWRTKKTQECPVCRRRSSKEYPPINLVLKNLCELVLTERRSEEICSLHSEKLKLFCLEDKQPACVVCINSQKHVSHTFRPISEVVSSYKEELNTALKSLQEKLQHNEKMKGEFEKTVQHIKSQAEHTERQIKQQFEKLHQFLRDEEEATITALREEEEQKKQMMKEKLEEMNRHISALSHTIKDMEEMMKANDVCFLKEFPVSKERVQSSQPDPQMASGALIHVPRYLGNLPFRVWKKMQDIVQNTPVILDPNTANPCLVLSDDLTSVRNSWIDQPLPDNPERFDCYECVLGSEGFNSGTHCWDVEVKESQYWSLGVTTASNQRKGYSFFNTDVWCVSYGWTPDSGFRVKQKLDRVRVNLDYDRGRVSFSDPVTNTHLHTFTHTFTRTLFPFFWCNVSSSLRILPVSIQ, encoded by the exons ATGGCTTCACTAAATGTTTCTGCTGAAGAGCTTTCTTGTCCCGTGTGCTGTGAAATCTTCAAGACTCCTGTTCTTTTATCATGTAGTCACAGTGTCTGTAAAGAGTGTCTTCAACAGTTCTGGAGAACCAAGAAAACTCAGGAGTGTCCTGTCTGCAGGAGAAGATCCTCAAAAGAGTATCCTCCAATTAATCTTGTGTTAAAAAACTTGTGTGAGTTGGTCCTGACGGAGAGAAGGTCTGAGGAGATCTGCAGTTTACACAGTGAGAAACTCAAACTCTTCTGTCTGGAGGACAAACAGCCTGCTTGTGTAGTGTGTATTAATTCACAGAAACACGTCAGTCACACATTCAGACCCATCAGTGAAGTGGTTTCATCATATAAG GAGGAGCTCAATACAGCACTGAAGTCCTTACAAGAGAAACTTCAAcacaatgaaaaaatgaaaggaGAGTTTGAGAAAACAGTTCAACACATCAAG TCTCAAGCTGAGCACACAGAGCGTCAGATTAAACAGCAGTTTGAGAAgcttcatcagtttctcagagatgaagaagaagctacaatcactgcactgagggaggaagaggagcagaagaagcagatgatgaaggagaagctggaggagatgaacagacacatctcagctctttcacacacaatcaAAGACATGGAGGAGATGATGAAAGCCAATGACGTCTGCTTTCTGAAG gaGTTTCCAGTCTCAAAGGAAAG AGTCCAGAGCTCACAGCCAGATCCACAGATGGCTTCTGGAGCTTTGATTCATGTGCCGCGTTACTTGGGCAACCTGCCGTTCAGAGTCTGGAAGAAGATGCAGGACATCGTCCAAAACA CTCCTGTGATTCTGGATCCAAACACTGCGAATCCATGTCTCGTCCTGTCTGATGATCTGACCAGTGTGAGAAACAGCTGGATCGATCAACCTCTTCCTGataatccagagagatttgactGTTATGAATGTGTTCTGGGTTCAGAGGGttttaactcaggaacacactgCTGGGATGTGGAGGTTAAAGAGAGTCAATACTGGAGTCTTGGAGTAACTACAGCATCAAACCAGAGGAAGGGATATAGTTTCTTCAACACTGATGTCTGGTGTGTGTCGTACGGATGGACTCCAGATTCTGGTTTTCGTGTCAAACAGAAGCTTGATCGTGTGAGAGTGAATCTGGACTATGACAGAGGAAGGGTGTCGTTCTCTGATCCTGTAACTAACACACatctacacacattcacacacacctTCACTCGCACACTCTTTCCATTCTTCTGGTGTAATGTTTCTTCCTCTCTGAGGATCTTACCGGTCAGTATTCAGTAA